In Citrus sinensis cultivar Valencia sweet orange chromosome 3, DVS_A1.0, whole genome shotgun sequence, the sequence agcagtagtgtttgcattggaaaaatttcgatcttatctcattggttgtaaaataattatatttacagatcatgctgctcttaaatatcttctcacaaagaaagatgcaaaagctagactaattcgttgggtgttacttttgcaagaatttgacttggaattcaaagataagaaagggacagaaaatgttgtggcggatcacctctctcgtctccattttgacacaactACAAAGccattaccattaaatgagtcattccctgatgaacaattgatgaatgtggaagtattaccgtgGTATGCTAACATcgtgaattatcttgttacaggtgaacttccagagcattggaccaagcaagataaggctaaattctttgcagaaataaagaatttcttttgggatgacccgtatttgttcaagtattgtgcagaccaaattgttagacgatgtgtcccagaaagtgaaattcagaatatcctttcattctgccatgaacaagcttgtggaggccatttcagtgctaagaaaacagcaactaaagttttacaatgtggtttttattggccaactatatttcgagatgcttacattttttgttcttcatgtgataggtgtcaacgaatggggagcattacacgaaggaacatgatgccactaaatccaattttagtggttaagatttttgacgtatggggtatcgacttcatgggaccctttcccccgtcttttggccatcaatacatattggttgctgttgactacgtatcgaaatgggtagaagcaattccatgtaggaccaatgatcacaaggtggtgatagcatttttgaaaagcaacattgtttcacgctttggattccctcgagcgataatcagtgatggtggtgcccacttttgtaacaaagcattcaaggctcttttgacaaagtattcaatcacacacaaagtggcgaccccgtatcattcgcaaaccagtggccaagttgagatttccaatcgagaaataaagcacatattagaaaagacggtgaggccggacagaaaagattggtcattaagacttgatgatgccttatgggcatatagaacggctttcaagaccccgattgggatgtcaccctacaggctagtgtatggaaaagcttgccacctacctgtggaactcgagcatcgtgcatattgggccatcaagaaattcaattttgacatgtagcaagccagctcagaaagaagattacagctggcagaacttgaagaaattcgcaatgatgcatacgaaaatgccaagatttacaagcaacgaatgaaagtcttccatgataagcaaattatgagaaaatcattcactccaggtcagaaagtgcttttattcaattctcgcttgcacctattcccaggtaagttacgctttcgttggtctggcccatttattgttcatactgtttttccatatggggcaattgaaattaaggacccaaagaacggtgtcacgtttaaagttaatggtcaaagattaaagtcatatctagaatcactactagaaaaatggtctttactgacACTTGGTTTGTGACACTTTATTACAAAGTATCAGTATTTGTATACATATGGGCCATTTTCCGTGTTTAACACATATGTATCACAAATTAATGATACTATGGTGTCTGTAATTGTGACATCAGAAATCGCTGACACTAAagtattagtaataaaaataaaataattctaatcaCGTAACAGATGGAATTCGAACCTGGGACCTCGAACATCGGAACATTTAAGtttaagaataagaaaaagacCATTGGTCTTTTTCTTGGTGACACTAAGGTatcagtaaaagaaaataaaatataaatttcgtTCCAAACTGATTTTCGAACCCAGGACTTTCCAAAGCCAAAgcatttaagtttaaaattggAACCGTTCTGACTTTTTGTTAGTTATGCAACTGAATTAGtagaatattataattttaatatgaagCACTTGAAATGTATTGAGCGCGGCTCACTAAAAATTTTAGCAGGTTTTGgctgaaaatttattagtaaataatatattttcagttAAAAACGGTATCGTTTCACTTaggaaaataaagataagtAAAACGCATCATTTTATACAACCCTAAGACCAAAATCgaagctaatttttttctaagtcATTCACTCATCAGTCTTTCACCACTCGGTTCTCCTTCTCTGTCAAAGCTAAGTAAACCAAACCCTAAAATCATATCCCTCACTGTAATCAAACTTCACGTCGATCCCAACCAAGCTCGAAGCAGAGGAATTCATTTCTATCACGATTCGgttctctctgtctctctctcttcacTGCGATAAATTCATTTCTGAAGGTgccatttattcatttttatttatttttaattattatgtttccAATTTACAGTGCCTATTTTCCTCATGCATGTTGTTTTGTTGCGGTTTAACTGTAGCATgagttttaaaattcttagttttttttttgtaatcttgattgtttataatttaggACCTGGGAAAACCTAATAGAGAGGTAAAGGTAACTGAAGTTGAATTATTGTACTAGAGTCTTTAACTAAGAGTAGTTTTATAAGTGCCTGATTCAAATCAGTTTTCTTTCATCTCTTTCTTTAGTTGCCTTGTCACTGGACTTTGAATTTCATGTACACTTTAACTGGAATTGATGGATACAATGTCAATGTAGATTTGggtttttctcattttcccCATTTCTCGAAattgcattttaaattttgcatgatgcttttaattttaggcCTAACTtgttccatttaattagcGCTAGATAAAGATACATATTAACAAAGGGTCAATTCATCAATCCTTTCCCTGTAATGCACTTGCTGGACTTAGTATAAATGCAATATCTCACATGCAAACccttcaacaacaacaagtaTTGTccttaatctttttttatgtGATTTCCCTTGTACAGCTCTCTGACATAGTAATTAACAATCTGTCACTTTTGAAGAATCACAAAAGTTTACGGTGTAACAGCTGTCTTCATttggtaattcttttaaatcacTCACtgacttttaatttatattatcgTTGTGTTCTAAGTTTTACTTGTACTGagatgttttaaatattgacaTGTATagttttactttcttttttgttgcATAGACTGTTctggaataaaattttttattctaatatatacttttgtttgttctaatatgaaaaagaaattttgaaaaatgtggATGTGGCATGTTTTGTTGGCTTGCTGAATGTGTACATGTAAGTTAGATTTGCTGGCTTGGTGAATGTGTACATGTATGCTCTGTTGGCTTGTTGAATGTGTACATGTATGCTCTGTTGCGTTGCTGAATACTTAGATATATGCTCTGTTGGGTTGCTGAATGCTTACATATATGCTCTGTTGGGTTGCTGAATGCGTACATATATTTAAGTGACTCTAAACAAatagaatttatatttattttgcaatttgtattttttaatttaaacctAAAGTTTGGAGTTATTTGTGCAATTTAAGTAAACTTATTAAACTAACAACATCTAACAAATGAACAGGTAACAATACAAGTTATGGACAAAACTTGGATATTCTGTGATAGATTGTCTGATGAGTATAGTGATGGGGTTGATGATTTCTTGGAGTTTGCCATTCTTAATTCTGAAAATAGAATGTCAATTAGATGTCCTTGTACTACTTGTTGTAATATGGAGTTTTTGAGTCCTCAACAAGTGAGGCTacatctatttaaaaaaggttttctagaaaattatttagtttggAATTGGCATGGTGAGGTGGATCGGAAACCTACCTCTGTAAAATGCCAAGACCAGCCACAAAATCAACGTTTTAGATGTCCGGATTATAGTTATGTAGATGACATGGTTCATGATGCTTTTGAGCATTGTGATAAAGATCCTAGTTCTTTTAAGAATGTGCTTGAAGATGCTGAAAAGCCCCTATATCCGGGttcaaagcattcaaagtTATCGAGTCTAATGAAACTGTACAATATAAAAGGACTTTATGGCTGGTCTGATAGTGGGTTTTCAGTTTTATGGGAAGTGCTTAATGAGATATTGCCAAATGGTAATAGTTTGCCTAAGTCCATGTATGAggccaaaaaaataatgaagctATTAGGCTTAGATTATGAGAAAATACATGCATGTCGAAATGATTGCATTCTTTATAGGAATGAGTTCGAGAATCTTAGTGAATGCCCAAGGTGTGGAGCATCTAGGTGGCAAATAAGAAAagatggataaaaaaaaattagaaagggGGTCCCTAAAAAGGTGTTATGGTATTTTCCTATAATTCCTAGGTTGAAAAGAATGTTTCAATCACCACAAACTGCTGAAAACTTAACatggcatgaaaataaaagaattagagaTGGCAAGCTTCGCCACCCAGCAGATTCACCAGCTTGGCAGTTAATTGACAAGAAATGGCCTGATTTTGCCCAAGAGCCGAGAAATCTTCGGTTCGCTTTATCATCTGATGGGATTAACCCACATAGCACACTTAGCACTACTTATAGTTGTTGGCCTGTTACATTGATAACATATAACCTTCCTCCGTGGCTGtgtatgaaaagaaaatttatgatgTTGTCTCTACTGATATCTGGTCCTAAACAACCTGGAAATGACATAGATGTATACCTAGCACCATTGATTGAGGACTTAAAAACCCTATGGGATGTAGGCGTCGATGTGTTTGATGGTTATAGGaaacaaacttttaatttacgAGCTGTGTTGATGTGGACAATTAGTGATTTTCCAGCTTATGGAAACTTGTCTGGGTGTACTGTTAAGGGGTATTATGGTTGTCCAGTTTGTGGGATAAACACATGTGCATGTTGGCTACCGCATAGTCGGAAAATGTCATATATGGGTCATAGGCTGTTTATTGAAAATTCTCCTAAGCCTTTGTCTGGTACAAATATCTTAAACTTGGTGGCTGACATTGACACCAAGTTTGGGAAAAAGGTCCAAAAAAAGCGTAAACGGGGTGAGGTTGAGGGTCACAATAAGGGTAAAGGTGAGGGTAACAGTAAGGGTAACAGTAAGGGTAAAGGTGAGGGTGAGGGTGAGTGTGAGGGAGATAGTGAGATTGAAGGTGAGGGTGAGGGTAAAGGGAATGTAGCTCAGTTGCTGTACAAAAAGAGATCAATCttctttgatttagaatattgGGAACATTTGTTAGTTCGCCATCAACTAGATGTGATGtatattgagaaaaatgtatgCGAGAGCATCTATGGCACATTACTCCATCAACCGGGGAAAACAAAAGATGGAATTAATGCTAGAAAAGATCTTACACATCCAGACcttagagaaaaaattaacaaagcattgaTTGTATTAGCTCCTGATGAACAAAACAAAGTCCTGCCCCCTGCCCCGTACACTTTAagtaagaaggaaaaaaaatgttctgTGAAACCTTGCAAAGTGTTAAAGTTCATGATGGCTATTGttctaattttagaaatattgtTTCAATGGATGATTGTTGTCTTCACGGGCTTAAGTCTCATGATTGTCATACCTTGATGCAACAACTACTACCATTAGCAATTCGAAATTGTTTACCTTAAAATGTCAGATCTGTCATAATCAGGTTGTgccttttctttaattctttgtgTTCTAAGGTAGTAGAGCCCAATTCTCTAGACCAATTGCAAAAAGAACTTACAATCACCTTATACAATTTAGAACAATTTTTCCTACCTGCCTTCTTCGATATAATGGTCCATTTAACAGTCCATCTAGTTGAAGAAGTTAGATTATGTGGCCCGGTTTACCTTCGATGGATGTATCCatttgagagagaaatgaaacCTATAAAGGGCTATGTACGCAACCGATACCGTCCTGAAGGTTGCATTGCAGAGTGCTATATTGCTGAAGaagcacttgaattttgtgcTGAATAcctttcaaattgtaattcaaTCGGACTACCTACTGGTTGTCTAATTGATTTTACAGTCAAAAGGCCACTCGGAGGTGCAAATATTAAGGTGGTTGATGGCCCTACATTGGCGCAAGCGCACCAATGTGTTCTGGTGAACACCCCCGAGATTCAACCATACATAGAGTATGTGACTGAAAATTTGAACCTCTTTttcgttaattttttttcaattttaataattctgtTGGTATAATTTTAGGGAGCATTTGGCCTTATTGCAATCAACACACCCTCGTCAATTAAAAAAGCCTTTATGGTTGCCAACCGAGCACTCCCGTACGTTTGCTGATTGGCTGAAACAAAAGGTTAGATTAACTTCATTAGATCTAATAAAAGTATCCAAGTAAAAGCGCACaaacttttctctttcaactaataattgtgattttattaattgaacaaTAGGTAACAACTGataaagcaaataatgtaATGGTTGACGAAAAAGTATGGTGGCTGGCAAACAAACCCCGCTCAAGCGTGGTTACATATGATGGCTACTGTATTAatggttttaattttgctaCAAGAGATCGGGACAGCAACCGCATAACACAAAACAGTGGCGTTTATGTAGTTGCTAACACTTTACAGATTTCAAGTTCGAAAGACAAAAATCCTCATTCTGGGGATATGCCTTTTTATGGGGTTGTCAGTAAAATTTGGCAGCTTGATTATCTAGGGGTTAAGAACGTACTTTTCAAGTGCGATTGGGTAGATGATAGAGGGGTTAATGTTGATGAGTTAGGGTTCACTGTAGTCAATTTAGATCGAATAGGCTACAAATCTGACTGTTTCATTCTAGCTCGTCATGCAAAGCAAGTGTTTTATGTGAAAGATCAGTTAGATAATAGTAAATCAGTTGTTTGTTCAGTGAGctcaaaatgtaattattcaAATGAGGACTTGTGTGATGGCATCGATGAGTATGCACCATTATCCAACAATTTTCCAGAATGTAAGTTAGGTTTGGGTGATGAGGAGTTTGTGTCAGAGTAGTTGTTGATGtttttcttgtaaatattGGTGCGGAAAATGAATAATCCAACTACTATGCCTTATTACCACTACTTCCCGTAAGTCaccaacaaatttatttttttatttttttattattatattaggATATTAGATTGGTATGTGGTGCACTCATCCACTTTGATGTATTTACAGGTTTGTTGGAGACATGGCAGAAAAAAAGGAGCCAACATTTGATCCAGATCTAGAAGGCAGACTAAGACGAAACcttacaaagaagaaagaccTGCAGAGAGGAGCTAGTGACGACACTGAGGTTATGTACAATTCCTACGGAGTTCCAGTTGGCAAAAAGAGAAATGATCTGAGGAACTACATTGGGGTGATTGTACGAGAAAGAGTTCCAATTATCTATGATGATTGGAGGAAAGTGCCACTAGACATCAAGGAGACGTTGTGGACTCATTTTCAGAAAAAGTTTAAGTTGAGTCTTAAGGCGAAAACCCAAGTGTTGAAGTGGATGGGAATTGCATTAAGGGGCTTTAGATGTAAGTTGGCCAATGAATATATTCTGCCCAATGCAAACAACTTGAGTTCACTGAAAAAGCCTCCTCTTGAGTATGAAGGCATTAGAAAAGAGGACTGGAAGAGCTTTGTTGATAAGATTTTATCTGAAGCCTTTCAGGtatgtttaaaattatgttagttagataatattattgagTTCATGTAACCATTTTAATCAATATCCACTTTGTGCAGGACAAAAGTAAGGCAGTAAAGGGAAAAAGAGCAAAGAATATGTACAATCATCACTTGGGCAGCACAGGATATGCTGGGTTATTGCATAAAAGAGTAAGTATAATAACCACTCTATACAAACTTATGACATTTTCAATACAAATAATAGGATGATTCATACCagttttcaattcaatttttgttgaattattaCAGCAGTTGGACCTCGAAGTTACTGAGTGCAAGATTGACCGCATTGAAGCCTGGTTATTGGCTCATAGGAGAAAAGATGGAACTTATACACCTGAAGTGCAGCAAGTGGCTGAGAGAATTGTAATTTTCCACCACCACTATcattatttaacttatttgtttttttattcttaattttgatcaaattatttttgtatttattttgtagagTGAGCTAAGAAGTCAAGTTGAGCAGGGAACGTTCCAATCCCAAGGACCGAATGATATCCTAGGTGAAGCACTTCAAA encodes:
- the LOC127900681 gene encoding uncharacterized protein LOC127900681; the protein is MDKTWIFCDRLSDEYSDGVDDFLEFAILNSENRMSIRCPCTTCCNMEFLSPQQVRLHLFKKGFLENYLVWNWHGEVDRKPTSVKCQDQPQNQRFRCPDYSYVDDMVHDAFEHCDKDPSSFKNVLEDAEKPLYPGSKHSKLSSLMKLYNIKGLYGWSDSGFSVLWEVLNEILPNGNSLPKSMYEAKKIMKLLGLDYEKIHACRNDCILYRNEFENLSECPRLKRMFQSPQTAENLTWHENKRIRDGKLRHPADSPAWQLIDKKWPDFAQEPRNLRFALSSDGINPHSTLSTTYSCWPVTLITYNLPPWLCMKRKFMMLSLLISGPKQPGNDIDVYLAPLIEDLKTLWDVGVDVFDGYRKQTFNLRAVLMWTISDFPAYGNLSGCTVKGYYGCPVCGINTCACWLPHSRKMSYMGHRLFIENSPKPLSGTNILNLVADIDTKFGKKVQKKRKRGEVEGHNKGKGEGNSKGNSKGKGEGEGECEGDSEIEGEGEGKGNVAQLLYKKRSIFFDLEYWEHLLVRHQLDVMYIEKNVCESIYGTLLHQPGKTKDGINARKDLTHPDLREKINKALIVLAPDEQNKVLPPAPYTLSKKEKKCSVKPCKVLKFMMAIVLILEILFQWMIVVFTGLSLMIVIP